DNA sequence from the Staphylococcus epidermidis genome:
TTCCATAATTTAAGTTGAAAATAGTAGCTGGTTTAATAGTGAAATAATCAACTAATTGTTGCAGTGACCAATTACCTCGTCTTACAAAGTGTGTATAAAGTAATGGGAATGCTGTTTCACTACCTACGATGCCGAAAGGTGCTTTTGTCATAGGTTGTGCTTTTTCTTCTTTAGCGTGAGGTGCATGATCCGTTGCAATACAATCAATTGTTCCATCTAATAAGCCTTCTAAAAGTGCTTCTCTATCTTCATTACTTCTTAATGGTGGATTCATTTTGTAGTTTGAATCATCGCCAGGAACATCATTTTCAGTTAATAATAAATGATGTGGTGTAACTTCTGCTGTTACATGGATACCAGCTTTTTTAGCGTCTCTGATTACTCGAACACTTTCCTTAGTTGAAACATGACACACATGATAGTGACAACCAGTTGCTTCAGCCAATAATACATCTCTAGCAATTTGTACAGATTCAGCAATATTTGGAATACCAGGTATGCCTAATTCTTCACTACGTTTACCTTTATGCATTGCACCACCATAGATTAAGCTATTATCTTCACAGTGTGCGACAATCGGTTTTTTAACTTTTGCAGCTTGCTTCATAGCAGCATACATCATACTTGCTGTTTGAACTCCCACACCATCGTCAGTAAATGCAAACACACCTTCTAGTGCTAATTTTTCAAAATCAACAAGTTCAGTACCTGCTTGTCTCTTAGTAATAGCAGCATAAGGCAACACCCTAACTTGTGCTGTTTCAGAAATTCGTTGTCTTAATTCTCTGACATGTTCAACTGTATCTGGTACAGGTCTTGTATTAGGCATAGGGCATACT
Encoded proteins:
- a CDS encoding dihydroorotase, whose product is MKLIKNGKILKNGILKDTEILIDGKRIKQISSKINASSSNIEVIDAKGNLIAPGFVDVHVHLREPGGEHKETIESGTKAAARGGFTTVCPMPNTRPVPDTVEHVRELRQRISETAQVRVLPYAAITKRQAGTELVDFEKLALEGVFAFTDDGVGVQTASMMYAAMKQAAKVKKPIVAHCEDNSLIYGGAMHKGKRSEELGIPGIPNIAESVQIARDVLLAEATGCHYHVCHVSTKESVRVIRDAKKAGIHVTAEVTPHHLLLTENDVPGDDSNYKMNPPLRSNEDREALLEGLLDGTIDCIATDHAPHAKEEKAQPMTKAPFGIVGSETAFPLLYTHFVRRGNWSLQQLVDYFTIKPATIFNLNYGKLHKDSYADLTIIDLNTEKEIKSEDFLSKADNTPFIGEKVYGNPTLTMLKGEVVFEEEK